The Streptomyces sp. DG1A-41 genomic sequence GCAGTGCGGCTTGCCGATGCGCGCGAAGAGCAGACGCAGGTAGTCGTAGACCTCGGTGATGGTGCCGACCGTGGAGCGCGGGTTGCGCGAGGTCGACTTCTGGTCGATGGAGACGGCCGGGGACAGGCCCTCGATGAAGTCGACGTCCGGCTTGTCCATCTGGCCGAGGAACTGCCGGGCGTACGAGGACAGCGACTCCACGTAGCGCCGCTGTCCCTCGGCGAAGATGGTGTCGAAGGCCAGCGAGGACTTGCCCGACCCCGACAGGCCCGTGAAGACGATGAGCGAGTCGCGCGGGAGGTCGAGCGAGACGTTCTTGAGATTGTGCTCGCGCGCTCCACGAACGATGAGACGGTCGGCCACGCCGGTCCGCACCTTTCTTGAGAGAAGTGACAGGGGCGGGGCCCCCGTGCTTTCTCAGACTAGGGGGAGCCACTGACAACGCCGGTCGGATTCACGGGTTGCCAACAAACCCCGGCTTTCCAGCATGCCCGACGTCACGTCCGACCATATAGCACGCGCTTTCGATTACCGGCAGTGGTTCACCACCTTCACCCGAAGGTGTGGCCGGGGCTAGGGTCAGCACCATGATTGATCACGGTCATGACCTGGCGTCTGTACATGCCGCTACGGAACGGCTGCTCATCGCAGTCGGCAAACTGGACAACGCCTCTGTGACGCAGCCGTCACGGCTACCCGGCTGGACCCGGGGCCATGTGCTGGCCCACCTCGCCCGCAACGCCGACGCGCTCGTGAACGTCCTGGAAGGCCGTCCCATGTACGTCTCCGGCGACGCCCGGGACGCCGACATCGAGCGGGACGCCCCGCGCTCCCTCGACGTCCAGCTCGCCGACCTGCGCGAGAGCGCGGCCCGCCTCCAGGAGGCCGGGGCCGCTCCGGCGGACTGGTCGCGCACGGTGGAGCTGCGGGGCGGGGTCACGGACTCCGCGTCCCGGGTGCCGTTCCGGCGGTGGGTGGAGGTGGAGCTGCACCACGTGGACCTGGGGATCGGGTACGAGCTGGAGGATCTGCCGGCGGAGTTCACGGAGCGGGAGATCGCCTTCCTGGCCGACCGGTTCGCAGGGCACCCCGACGTACCGCCCACGCGCCTCACGGACGGCACGCGCGCGTGGAGCACGGGACGGGAGACGGACGACGGGCCCGAGGTGATCGTCACCGGTCCCCCGGCGGACCTGCTGGGCTGGCTCGCCGGCCGCCGCACCGGAGCCGCGCTGACGGTGGACGGCGCCCGACTTCCGGTACTGCCCCCGCTGTAGGACCCGGGCCGCTCCCCCGCTATAGGCTGGCGGACATGACGTACAGCGGACAGGTGACGGTCGGCGGACCTGCCGACGTGCACGAGCTCAAGGACCTGATGATCACCAAGATCGCGGTCGGTCCGATGAACAACAACGCCTATCTGCTGCGCTGCCGGGCCACGGACGAGCAGTTGCTGATCGACGCCGCGAACGAGGCGGAGACCCTGCTCGGCATGATCGGTGACGACGGCATCGCGTCCGTCGTCACGACCCACCGGCACGGCGACCACTGGCAGGCGCTCGCCGACGTCGTGGCGGCCACCGGCGCTCGCACGTACGCGGGCCGGGAGGACGCCGACGGCATCCCGGTGCGGACCGACGTGCTGGTCGACGACGGCGACATCATCCGGGTGGGGCGCGTGGAACTCACCGCGCGCCACCTGGTCGGACACACGCCCGGTTCGATCGCCCTCGTCTACGACGACCCGCACGGGCATCCCCATGTGTTCACCGGGGACTGCCTCTTCCCCGGCGGCGTGGGCAACACCCACAAGGACCCCAAGGCGTTCGCCAGTCTCATCCACGATGTGGAGACCAAGATCTTCGACGTCCTCCCGGACGAGACGTGGGTCTACCCGGGGCACGGCGACGACACGACGCTGGGCGCGGAACGCCCGCAGTTGCCGGAGTGGCACGCGCGCGGGTGGTGAGGCCCGCGCGGGGCGCACGCGTGTGGAGCAGAGGGCCGCGCACGCGCCCCGTGTGAATCGTTCGCACACGCCGGTGTCGTACATACGCTCCCCCTGTACGTAGTTGCGCGGTCAACTGGTAGGAGCCCCGCGCAGGATGACGGCTCCTGGGCGGATGGGCCGCCGGTCTGTCGATCCCCGCCCTCGGCCGGCGGCCCCGGCGACTGCCGAACTCGGCGCGCGCCGGGGAGCGTTCACAAGAACGCAACACCCGCTCCCACGATGTGAGCACGTTCCGTCGTGACCTCGACAAACAGGACCGCCGGCTGTCAATCTCGCGCCATGCATCCTGCCCCGCGTGCCCTGCGCCGCGCTGCCGCCGCCGTCACCGTCGCCCTGCTCGCCACCGCCGTCGGCTGCGCACCGCAGCCGGAGGAGCCCGCGGCCGGACACACGTGCGAGAAGGGCAAGTTGGCCACCCGGACCTCGGGCAAGCTGACGATCGCCACCGACGAACCCGCCTACGAGCCGTGGTTCAAGGACGACGCCCCGGCCAGCGGCAAGGGCTTCGAGTCGGCGGTCGCGTACGCCGTCGCCCGGCAGCTCGGCTACGGCAAGGACAAGGTCATCTGGCAGACCGTCCCGTTCAACAAGGCCTTCGCGCCCGGCGAGAAGACGTTCGACCTCGACATCAACCAGGTGTCCATCAGCGACGAGCGC encodes the following:
- a CDS encoding maleylpyruvate isomerase family mycothiol-dependent enzyme yields the protein MIDHGHDLASVHAATERLLIAVGKLDNASVTQPSRLPGWTRGHVLAHLARNADALVNVLEGRPMYVSGDARDADIERDAPRSLDVQLADLRESAARLQEAGAAPADWSRTVELRGGVTDSASRVPFRRWVEVELHHVDLGIGYELEDLPAEFTEREIAFLADRFAGHPDVPPTRLTDGTRAWSTGRETDDGPEVIVTGPPADLLGWLAGRRTGAALTVDGARLPVLPPL
- a CDS encoding MBL fold metallo-hydrolase, which translates into the protein MTYSGQVTVGGPADVHELKDLMITKIAVGPMNNNAYLLRCRATDEQLLIDAANEAETLLGMIGDDGIASVVTTHRHGDHWQALADVVAATGARTYAGREDADGIPVRTDVLVDDGDIIRVGRVELTARHLVGHTPGSIALVYDDPHGHPHVFTGDCLFPGGVGNTHKDPKAFASLIHDVETKIFDVLPDETWVYPGHGDDTTLGAERPQLPEWHARGW